A region of Subdoligranulum variabile DNA encodes the following proteins:
- a CDS encoding PadR family transcriptional regulator, with the protein MPRQAMENLTESMFYVLMALQQADACGAEITAYAAQISGGTVRLGPATLYTLLARFEKEGFLADAGSVGCKRYYHLTAAGKAAYEGERARLQRCLDDAARAEITAPASLTKGDARDEAASQGDRLPSRPQPVL; encoded by the coding sequence ATGCCCAGGCAGGCAATGGAAAACCTGACAGAATCCATGTTTTATGTGTTGATGGCTCTGCAGCAGGCAGATGCCTGCGGTGCGGAGATCACAGCCTATGCGGCACAGATTTCCGGCGGCACGGTACGGCTGGGTCCCGCCACCCTCTATACTTTGTTGGCTCGATTTGAAAAAGAAGGATTTCTGGCGGATGCCGGTTCGGTCGGATGCAAGCGCTATTATCATCTTACCGCCGCCGGCAAAGCCGCTTACGAAGGCGAGCGAGCCCGTCTGCAGCGCTGTCTGGATGACGCCGCCCGCGCCGAGATCACCGCCCCCGCCAGCCTGACAAAAGGAGATGCCCGGGATGAAGCTGCTTCACAAGGAGATCGTTTACCGTCCCGTCCCCAGCCTGTGCTATGA
- a CDS encoding ribosome maturation factor RimP, giving the protein MAKQQNSGGAAKTVETLVRPTVEGMGLRLWDVRFEKEGPDWFLRVLIDRDEPLDTDTCEAVSRAIDPILDEADPIDQSYYLEVGSPGLGRRLTRPEHYEALRGQKCAAHLIRPDEAGRRDVAGILQGLDGEGNVTLVDGEETYTFPVKAAGYVKLCDDEDLFG; this is encoded by the coding sequence ATGGCAAAACAGCAAAACAGCGGCGGAGCGGCCAAGACGGTCGAAACGCTGGTGCGCCCCACGGTGGAGGGCATGGGCCTGCGCCTGTGGGATGTCCGTTTTGAAAAAGAAGGCCCCGACTGGTTCCTGCGGGTGCTGATCGACCGGGACGAACCGCTGGATACCGATACCTGTGAAGCGGTTTCCCGCGCCATCGATCCCATTTTGGACGAGGCAGACCCCATCGACCAGAGTTACTATCTGGAAGTGGGCAGCCCCGGACTGGGACGCCGTCTGACCCGCCCTGAGCATTATGAAGCCCTGCGCGGGCAGAAGTGCGCCGCGCATCTGATCCGGCCTGACGAAGCGGGCCGGCGGGACGTGGCGGGCATTCTGCAGGGGCTGGATGGGGAAGGCAATGTGACCCTCGTGGACGGGGAAGAAACTTACACCTTCCCGGTGAAGGCCGCGGGCTATGTCAAGCTCTGCGATGATGAAGATCTGTTTGGCTGA
- a CDS encoding aminopeptidase, whose translation MNQHYLQLYADFVVKVGVNVRPRQNFIVRCPVTMPEFAHACVRAGYEAGAKRVIVRWEDDKLTRLHMELAQESDLCELKPYELRSYLDYAEDPDGCCTLAIHAEDPEALAGLDAAKVNRVNLAKRTFMKPWQEYTMNDRVQWCVVAVPAPGWAAKVFPDLPVEQAVEKLWEVIFDVCRVSTGDPVSAWKEHVAKTAARRDQLNAWNLDRVHITSGNGTDLTVGIAQDATWEGASSKSERGIEFIANVPTEEVFCAPDRNRVDGIVYGTKPYVYNGQLIEGWHVTFKDGQVVEHGAEKNANLLAELLSTDENANRIGEIALVPASSPINRSGVLFFNTLFDENAACHIAFGAGYPTNIRGGASMTRAQLMEKGLNDSAIHEDVMIGAADSQITGITKSGEEVTIFTDGEWAF comes from the coding sequence ATGAACCAGCACTATCTGCAGCTGTATGCTGATTTTGTTGTCAAAGTGGGCGTCAATGTGCGTCCGCGCCAGAATTTTATCGTTCGCTGCCCGGTCACGATGCCGGAGTTTGCCCATGCCTGTGTGCGCGCGGGTTACGAAGCGGGTGCCAAGCGGGTCATCGTCCGGTGGGAGGATGACAAACTCACCCGTTTGCATATGGAATTGGCGCAGGAGTCCGACCTGTGCGAGCTGAAGCCCTATGAGCTGCGCAGTTATCTCGATTATGCCGAAGATCCGGACGGCTGCTGCACGCTGGCCATCCACGCCGAGGATCCCGAGGCGCTGGCCGGCCTGGATGCCGCCAAGGTCAACCGTGTGAACCTGGCCAAGCGCACCTTCATGAAGCCCTGGCAGGAATATACCATGAACGACCGGGTCCAGTGGTGCGTGGTCGCTGTCCCGGCCCCCGGCTGGGCTGCCAAGGTGTTCCCGGACCTTCCCGTCGAGCAGGCGGTGGAGAAGCTGTGGGAGGTCATCTTTGACGTCTGCCGCGTTTCCACCGGAGATCCCGTCTCCGCCTGGAAAGAGCATGTGGCCAAGACGGCGGCCCGGCGGGATCAGCTCAACGCCTGGAACCTGGACCGCGTGCACATCACCAGCGGCAACGGCACCGACCTGACGGTGGGCATTGCTCAGGATGCCACCTGGGAGGGAGCCTCCAGCAAGTCGGAACGGGGGATTGAGTTTATCGCCAACGTGCCTACCGAAGAAGTCTTCTGCGCCCCGGACCGCAATCGCGTGGACGGCATAGTCTATGGCACCAAGCCTTATGTCTACAACGGACAGCTCATCGAGGGCTGGCATGTGACCTTCAAGGATGGCCAGGTCGTGGAGCATGGCGCTGAGAAGAACGCCAATCTCCTGGCAGAGCTTCTCTCCACCGACGAGAATGCCAACCGCATCGGCGAGATCGCCCTGGTGCCGGCTTCCAGCCCCATCAACCGCAGTGGTGTGCTCTTCTTCAACACGCTGTTTGACGAGAACGCCGCCTGCCACATCGCCTTTGGCGCCGGTTACCCCACGAACATCCGGGGCGGTGCTTCGATGACCCGCGCGCAGCTGATGGAGAAGGGACTCAACGATTCCGCTATCCATGAGGATGTGATGATCGGCGCAGCAGACAGCCAGATCACCGGCATCACCAAGTCCGGCGAGGAAGTCACCATCTTCACCGACGGCGAGTGGGCTTTCTGA
- a CDS encoding DUF2812 domain-containing protein codes for MKLLHKEIVYRPVPSLCYEVEACESWLTDMAARGLFVEKMGRTLARFRPGTPQSVRYRLTAARLKGGWLDSAPSEPLSSEKALYAEYGWYFVCAQQEFFLYACEDPRAPELHTDPAVQALSLKMARRSAWWSFLGLFAALILQFLLNGRGRLVRFLVEMPLLSCCIYLYFFGTLFLAFRDLYNILKLSRRLRQGYEPDHQKNWHAAAWIHRISQGITTCALVLLLLGGFGALVQSGTRQPITDYQGPLPFATLTDLADGTPVWDEADARKRSNLEIRHSLLAPTILEYDESGKILQNGKVVLDTSLAVCYYDTRTPWLAHLLVNDLHESQSLLADEPQPLPDLPGTDAAYGYSGKDGVFRQLILVQGRRVLCVLWTDPDGTQNFDRMAPRFAEVFAASA; via the coding sequence ATGAAGCTGCTTCACAAGGAGATCGTTTACCGTCCCGTCCCCAGCCTGTGCTATGAGGTGGAAGCCTGTGAAAGCTGGCTGACGGATATGGCCGCCCGGGGCCTTTTTGTGGAGAAGATGGGGCGTACGCTGGCACGGTTCCGCCCCGGCACCCCGCAATCGGTGCGCTATCGCCTGACCGCCGCCCGGCTGAAAGGCGGCTGGCTGGATTCTGCCCCGTCGGAGCCGCTCTCCTCAGAAAAAGCGCTCTACGCCGAATACGGCTGGTATTTTGTCTGCGCTCAACAGGAGTTTTTTCTGTATGCCTGCGAAGATCCCCGTGCGCCTGAACTGCACACCGACCCCGCCGTGCAGGCGCTGAGTCTGAAGATGGCCCGCCGCTCCGCCTGGTGGAGCTTCCTGGGGTTGTTTGCCGCACTGATCCTGCAGTTTCTTCTGAATGGCCGAGGGCGTCTGGTGAGGTTCCTCGTGGAAATGCCACTGCTTTCCTGCTGCATTTACCTGTATTTTTTCGGCACGCTGTTTCTGGCTTTCCGAGACCTGTATAACATTCTGAAACTGAGCCGCAGGCTGCGGCAGGGGTATGAACCGGATCACCAAAAGAACTGGCATGCCGCCGCCTGGATCCACCGGATCAGCCAGGGGATCACTACCTGTGCCCTTGTTCTGCTGCTCCTGGGTGGATTTGGGGCGCTTGTCCAGTCAGGGACCCGCCAGCCCATCACGGACTACCAAGGCCCCCTTCCCTTTGCCACCCTGACAGACCTGGCCGACGGCACACCGGTCTGGGATGAGGCAGACGCTCGGAAACGCAGCAATCTGGAAATCCGGCATTCCCTGTTGGCCCCTACCATATTGGAGTATGACGAGAGCGGCAAAATCCTGCAAAACGGGAAAGTGGTGCTGGACACCTCTCTTGCCGTTTGCTACTATGACACACGCACACCCTGGCTGGCCCATCTTCTGGTGAACGACCTCCACGAAAGCCAGTCCCTACTGGCCGATGAGCCGCAGCCATTGCCGGATCTGCCGGGGACGGACGCCGCATACGGCTATAGCGGAAAGGATGGCGTTTTCCGACAACTGATTCTGGTGCAGGGCCGCCGCGTGTTGTGCGTTCTGTGGACGGATCCCGACGGCACCCAGAATTTTGACCGGATGGCACCGCGTTTTGCGGAAGTCTTTGCCGCTTCGGCCTGA
- the nusA gene encoding transcription termination factor NusA: MATANNEFFDALAALEKERGLPEDYLIEKIKAAIVIAVKKDYEVEDDNVVVDIDPEIGAFRASLLRDIVEEVENPHTQVSLEEAQKVRKSYKVGQRMVTQLKTKEFGRIAAQTAKHVIRQGLREGERNLQCSEMQSRAHELITATVVSIDPERGNVVLDLGKGGSAVLPRNEQVPGETFHEGETVQVYVVDVLATDRGPRVTISRTHPGLVKRMFELEVPEIYDGTVEIKAIAREAGARTKLAVWSKNPDVDPVGACIGARGARVEKIVQELGGEKIDVIRWSEDITEFISAALSPAKVVKVELLPGETKSCRVTVPDHQLSLAIGNKGQNVRLCAHLTGYNIDIRPESGYYGEDEE; this comes from the coding sequence ATGGCTACTGCGAACAACGAATTCTTTGATGCTCTGGCTGCGCTGGAAAAAGAGCGCGGACTGCCGGAAGATTACCTGATCGAAAAGATCAAGGCAGCCATCGTCATTGCTGTGAAGAAGGACTACGAGGTCGAGGACGACAACGTTGTGGTTGACATCGACCCCGAGATCGGCGCGTTCCGCGCCAGCCTGCTGCGCGACATCGTGGAGGAAGTGGAGAACCCCCATACCCAGGTCAGCCTGGAGGAGGCCCAGAAGGTCCGCAAGAGCTACAAGGTCGGTCAGCGCATGGTCACCCAGCTCAAAACCAAGGAGTTCGGCCGCATCGCTGCGCAGACTGCCAAGCACGTGATCCGTCAGGGCCTGCGCGAAGGTGAGCGCAACCTGCAGTGCAGCGAGATGCAGTCCCGCGCCCATGAGCTCATCACCGCCACGGTGGTCTCCATTGATCCGGAGCGCGGCAACGTCGTGCTGGATCTGGGCAAGGGCGGCAGCGCCGTGCTGCCCCGCAACGAGCAGGTCCCCGGCGAGACCTTCCATGAGGGCGAGACCGTGCAGGTCTACGTGGTGGATGTGCTGGCCACCGACCGCGGTCCCCGCGTGACGATCAGCCGCACTCATCCCGGCCTGGTCAAGCGGATGTTCGAGCTGGAAGTGCCGGAAATCTATGACGGCACCGTCGAGATCAAGGCCATTGCCCGTGAGGCCGGTGCCCGTACCAAGCTGGCGGTTTGGAGCAAGAACCCCGATGTGGACCCCGTCGGCGCCTGCATTGGTGCCCGCGGTGCCCGTGTGGAAAAGATCGTCCAGGAGCTGGGCGGTGAGAAGATCGATGTCATCCGCTGGAGCGAGGACATCACCGAGTTCATCTCGGCGGCGCTGTCTCCGGCCAAGGTGGTCAAGGTGGAACTGCTCCCCGGCGAGACCAAGAGCTGCCGTGTCACGGTGCCGGATCACCAGCTGAGCCTGGCCATCGGCAATAAAGGACAGAATGTGCGTCTGTGTGCACACCTGACCGGTTACAATATTGATATCCGCCCCGAGTCCGGTTACTACGGCGAGGACGAGGAATAA